TCCATTCCACAGAGACGATGTTTCTTGATTTGTCCTGATGTAGAAGTTCAGTGCTGCAGGTCACGAAGAAGTTTTCTGGAACGAAAAATTTACATTTGACTTGCCAGAGCGGGGAACGGACGACGAGATCTACctcaaacttaaaatcatggatGAAGAATTTTTCTCACGTGGTGCATTTGTAGGCCAAACAACGTACAGAAAATTCAACTGCCTGGAAAACAATTTCCTAAAATTTTGCACTCTACCCCATGATTCTCATTAGTTCTTCTTTTTAAGCTTCTCTTGTTTCAACAATGACCAAGTTAAATCAATATAACTTTCCAAGTCTATGTTATATTGCACCATGAGGAAAAAATGATTATACCATCAGAAACTACTAAATTATATGTATTACTAAGTCATCCTATTTTGCATACCACATGTAGTGACCTGTTAATTATATGTGCTAATTTGCTGTTCTTTAGTATCTTCCTCAAAGGTATAATCGTGGAGGGGAAAGACAAAGGAATCATAGAAGTGAAACCAGCTCCATACAATGTTGTTCTTGATGATGACACTTTTAAAGGGCAGATAAGTATCGGACTCAAATACTCTGCAAATGCTGCAAATGTAAGTAATAAATACATGCATGCACTCGtattatatgtatatgtatctaTCTTCATTTGCATGAAAATCTACCTAGTGAATTCAGCATTTACACTACCTGAATCACCTGGGATTCACTCTAAGTACTGCTATTACTGGTACATTTTTCAGCCTAAAATACAACAAATAGAGAGAAGGCAAGGTGAAGCGGATGAGAATGGAGAGAAGGGATCAGTTGGCCTCTCCATATGCAGTTCTATAGCAACTTTCTGGCGAAATCCCTGGTGGAGGTTCTTGTTTCGCTCTAAGAAGTCAAAATCCAGAGAGAAACAGAAGCGAAACTAATTAGGGCGTTGCCATGCTTTGGAATCCAGCTTAATCATGTGATGCACCAAGTCAAGGAGAAAATTATACACGCTAAACTCCTAAAGGATCTGATTTTGTGTCCATGTTTTAGATCCATTAACAATCAGATCAGCTAATGCTTTCCTCAGGAGGGGAAAAAATTTGCTAAGGCTTTAAATGTCTGTTTATTATTCCGAAAAGGGAAAATAACctgtttcatccttcacatttcgcaaaaatattcttttcgtccctcacttttaaaatgaagcaaattcgtccctgacatttaaaaattaaagctattacaccgcaacggatcttctgtacCACACCCTGTCTCACATCCTGTCCCACTCCTTAAAATCTCACCAAGTGTCCCTTAATAAACCAAACCCTCAAACAACTCAACTCAGACCATATTAAGTTAATTAATCGATTAACCGGACAAAGAAATTTAATCTCTTTAACCAatataaccaaaaccaagaaaaataaaaactcttTAACCAAAATCACAATTTTTCAACggaaaaaaaccctaaaatattaaaaaacctCTGTCCGagttcatcatcttcaccattcAGCTTTGACGAAATATTCACGGATAAAACTTCGAAGCTCTTCCCAGAGGTGAGAAACAAGTTATTTCTTAAAAACCTTGGTGGGGTTCTTCGAAGCTCTTCGCAGGCCAATTTGATGTGACTTGCTAAGCTTAGGCACTTGATCTAGTTTTCAGCTTCAAATTGGTCTGTTGATACACACCTTTGAATTAGTTTTGCTATATCCTCAATTGCAGGGAAGAAGTAAGAAATTGGTTATATTCTCTAGTGTCTCTGTTTTAGTGTTTTGGAACTTAGGTGTAGATGATTTTGGGAGGGTAACAAGTTTGCGTTTATCTTTTGCTGATTGAGGgaatttttcttctaatttgcAGCTTCCAGTCTGAATGTTTCATCTGTTAAATTGTCTGAAAATTCGGTATCCAAGTAAGGAAAACCTTGATTAATtatttaatcttatatatattagtTTGATAATTTACAATTATAATTCAATATATTTGCTAACTTTGGGTCTGTTTTTGTAGGCGCAAGAACTTGAAAATAATGATGATTCTGATCAACAAGTTGTTGAAAATGGGAAAATTGAATGAAGATGCTTATGAAGAAATGGAGGACAAGACTGTGGGATTGCGCTCATGGATTAATTAGACCTTTAAGTGGAATAATACTTTGTGCTTATACTTAttgattttgatatttttgttcAAATATCTGTTAATAAACGTTCTTCTGACGAAACTGTAGAACATGAGATATATTAGTTGAGCTGCCCTGGATTCTTGATGCATACAAGAAATCGTCTTTTGAATGTTCCTCAGCTTTGCATTTGTTTAACCATACAATAAGAAAACCCAGATTTTTGTTTGGCTTTTAGATTAATTTTGTAACTTGAGTAGACAgaaattagagaaaaccagCAAAATAAAGCTGCATTttcgttccttttttttttcttcttctttaatgTTTGAGCTACCACGCTATTTTTTCAATGTCAGTAAGATTTTGCATCGGACTTTATTCTGCAGGAGAGAGGCTTGTCTTAAGATTGATCCTTAGACTCACAAGTCAAACAACTAAAGCTTATAACCTTACCAAGGTACTCCGAAAACTTGTTCTCTGATTCTAAACAACTCGGGACCAATCTCGTATTTGACTGTTGACACCAAATTGTATATATAATCCGTATAACAATGCTGAAATTCCCGAAACATGTCCATAAACCAGGCCCTGTACACCTTTGCACCCTTCTCTTTAGCACATTGAGCCATCCAACTCACAGACTGGCTCTCATGGTCAAACATATTCAACAGCCTCTTGTTCGAATGGGAAGGATAAGATTCAGCAACAATTTAAATGCAGATCCTCTACTAATAGTAAAAACAAGTACAAACTCATTCTCAAGAATGTTCAAGTAATCCATAATTTTGGTTTTAATATCATGCTCCACAGTACCTTCCTCTGCACCCCAATGAAGTACATGATTGCTCAAATTTGCAGTAATTTCCTTTAAGCTAAATATAGATGAATCCCAATACTGTAGcgtttgaaaacaagaaaacaaccCGTACAAAGTCAATTCTCAAATGGTCAATTGTTTCTCAACATTGGAACTTTGGGTACAAAGTCAAGAACCAACAAGAAGGCTTCATTAAAGCCAGGAATGGATTCTTCAATGCAAAATGTCCTTTCAGACAAAAGAGTAGTTGCCCTCAAGAATTCCTTCTGGGCATTAAGCCTTGCAAGAGATATTGACCTTCCCAAGCAGCCATCTTGATTCAAAGACTCAGAGTGAATTTCATGTGTTTTTACGAAGTGACCCATCTTCAGAAGCCTCCTCGAGAGCCTCCCTTAGTTTGTTCTCCGGCGAATTCTTGAGAGTTGATGGCTCTGCCTTACCccactcctcctcctcctccacgcAAGAACCTTTTCCTCTCCTGCTCTTCTTGTCCATCATCAAGGTTGCACAGAATGATATAGGCTTCCATAGTCTCAGATGCAGTAACACGAATCAGTTCCAGTTGACTGCAAAAACCTATCATCATATCAGATACCCCTGCAGTATTAGGGAAAAAGTTACAAGCTTTACATGATTGAAGCTTCATTATGCATAACATTCTGCAAATAAGAGATTACAATTATCTAAGTTACATAATTTTCATAAACATTGAACTTTGTAAACAGTAACAATGAAGTGAATGAATACATAAACCCTGTAACTAGTCACACTAATGCATGTCAAGATGGCACCTCTATCCATATAGACCAAAACCAGAAAACCATTTGAGAAAACAGTGATCACACATGTTTCTTGGCTTTAATTCATAGTTACAGAATAAAAAAAAgggctttttttttaatcaagatTATGAATCAAAGACCATCCATTCATTGTTGACCAATAATAACTTGTTTCTCACCTCTGGGAAGAGCTTCGAAGTTTTATCCGTGAATATTTCGTCAAAGCTgaatggtgaagatgatgaactCGGACAGaggttttttaatattttagggtttttttccGTTGAAAAATTGTGATTTTGGTTAaagagtttttatttttcttggttttggttatatTGGTTAAAGAGATTAAATTTCTTTGTCCGGTTAATCGATTAATTAACTTAATATGGTCTGAGTTGAGTTGTTTGAGGGTTTGGTTTATTAAGGGACACTTGGCGAGATTTTAAGGAGTGGGACAGGATGTGAGACAGGGTGTGgtacagaagatccgttgcgctaTTACACCcctgaacctaattttcaatctgaatcaaaccattcaataacccagtaataaatttcgaaaatagaattgatagatAACTCGATCAATTTCATCATATTCACAGGACATTtattaaatcaaaaaaaataaaaattataacatgaAAGACCATTCTTTGTCTTGGaatagtagagtttttttttgggtaaatcttttcatacactgtTAGTATATCGACTTGCGAATCTAGATGTGTATCATAAAtacaaaatttgatatttaaatttaaattgaaatgataTGCGATACATAAGACCGTCAGTGTATACAATGATAatataggaaagattaatctttcttttttatgttataatttttactttttatttttgggttcactaaattttacatgaatatcaagttgagttaacTAAGTAATTTATCAATTAGACCCCTAAATTTTGTAATCAGGTTGATtggtggtttgattcagattgaaatttgGGGATGTAAGAACttcagtttttaaatgtcaaggacgaaattgcttccttttaaaagtgaaggatgaaaaaaatatttttgtgaaatgtgaaggatgaaaccgATCATTTTCCCTTCCGAAAAATAGTGTCATAATTACTTGGACAAGTTCTTCTTGCTTTCGGTCAACTGTGTTGCAGCATATTCAATCTAGTAGTGAATAGAAGTTTCTAATGCTCCCTCTTTTTGGTCTactcctttctctttttttttttttttttttttttttttttttttaatttttggttagAAGTTCACAATCGATAATATCTTAAATTGAGGCCTTGTTGGATAACTCTAATTAATGCTGAAAATTAACTCTTTGAATTCAGCATGTCTGTTGTCTCACCACTTAATGTGTTAAATGCTGCTTAATTTGTGTACAActtttcaatcgaaaatttttcactgaattttctaaattGACTACATATATTACTATAACTCTCGCACATATAGCACGCTCTCATGCATGCTCTTGCACAAAAAAACACATTTGTATTCTTTCTATTTAA
This portion of the Coffea arabica cultivar ET-39 chromosome 2e, Coffea Arabica ET-39 HiFi, whole genome shotgun sequence genome encodes:
- the LOC113729498 gene encoding 16 kDa phloem protein 1 — translated: MHATETDVQPPLHKKQGWQNNSFFSSVMGGTLEVLLVSAEGIRHTNIVGKPTYYVILECRDQVHQSKTSRGHEEVFWNEKFTFDLPERGTDDEIYLKLKIMDEEFFSRGAFVGQTTIFLKGIIVEGKDKGIIEVKPAPYNVVLDDDTFKGQISIGLKYSANAANPKIQQIERRQGEADENGEKGSVGLSICSSIATFWRNPWWRFLFRSKKSKSREKQKRN